A window of Flavobacterium flavigenum contains these coding sequences:
- a CDS encoding helix-turn-helix domain-containing protein: MKLTETLEDFYTIKVNGMPENLKKEIGHFNVFKLDDFVGSICKPFPYTRKDFYKISLIIGKNKVHYADKVVEIEDQALFFANPQIPYNWEQIDENQTGFFCIFTDAFFSQYGNLKEYPLFQPGGNPIVPISMELAESLKLVYLRMFDEINSDYAFKYDMLRNLVFEIIHLALKTQTVTTSLYSKSNATIRISSLFLELLERQFPIESITQQINFRAPSEYASQLNVHVNHLNKALKETTGKTTSQIISERIVQEAMILLKQTNWNINEIAWCLGFEELSHFINFFKKNVQVSPKNYRLAEIV; encoded by the coding sequence ATGAAGTTGACAGAAACCTTAGAAGATTTTTACACAATCAAAGTAAACGGAATGCCCGAGAATCTTAAAAAAGAAATCGGACATTTTAATGTTTTTAAATTAGATGACTTTGTTGGAAGTATCTGCAAACCATTTCCATATACTAGAAAAGACTTTTATAAAATAAGTTTGATTATTGGAAAGAACAAAGTTCACTATGCTGATAAAGTAGTTGAAATTGAAGATCAGGCTTTGTTTTTTGCCAATCCGCAGATTCCCTATAATTGGGAACAGATTGATGAAAATCAAACTGGATTCTTCTGCATTTTTACCGATGCTTTTTTTAGCCAATACGGAAATTTAAAAGAATATCCATTATTCCAGCCAGGTGGAAATCCGATTGTTCCCATTTCAATGGAATTAGCCGAATCTCTAAAATTGGTTTACTTAAGAATGTTTGATGAAATCAATTCTGATTACGCTTTTAAATATGATATGCTTCGAAATCTGGTTTTCGAAATTATTCACCTTGCGCTTAAAACACAAACGGTAACTACTTCATTGTATAGTAAATCAAATGCGACAATTCGTATTTCTTCCTTGTTTTTAGAATTGTTAGAACGCCAGTTTCCGATAGAATCGATCACACAGCAGATTAATTTCCGCGCACCTTCAGAATATGCGAGTCAGTTAAATGTACATGTTAATCATCTCAATAAAGCTTTAAAAGAAACTACAGGAAAAACGACTTCGCAGATTATTTCCGAAAGAATTGTTCAGGAAGCGATGATTCTTTTAAAACAAACCAATTGGAATATTAATGAAATTGCCTGGTGTTTAGGATTCGAAGAATTGTCTCATTTTATCAATTTCTTCAAAAAAAATGTTCAGGTTTCGCCTAAAAATTATCGTTTAGCTGAAATTGTTTGA